The Arachis hypogaea cultivar Tifrunner chromosome 14, arahy.Tifrunner.gnm2.J5K5, whole genome shotgun sequence genome has a segment encoding these proteins:
- the LOC112741779 gene encoding probable purine permease 4, translating into MATPPLKNNNDIIEDESSMDDDQEEITTQLDLPSSTMDDNNITMQEEIMQIGRRNNKRYIPLLVINYVCLFTGSVASSLLSKYYFNHKGSSRWVSTWVQSSGFPLLLIPITLPYFLNLTKRKPFTDFTTKMVALSISIGFMLGINNLLFSWGNSFLPVSTSSLLLSSQLVFNLVLSIIIVKQKLTFSNLNCVVLLTLSSILLGLDSSHEKNGTKMERDKYFIGFFCTIGAGLLFALYLPVMELVYRRVYCYQMVMEMQLIMELAATLLASIGMSIDGGFSHMKVESERVFEKGGRIYWVTVTGNMVTWQMCFMGTAGMIYMTSSLTGGICTTALVSMNVVGGVLVFKDSFNAVKAVSTAICIWGFCSYLYGLYTNNSHHHHRSSSSSIDKDKENEMIPIVNPSLAH; encoded by the exons ATGGCCACTCCGCCACTCAAGAACAACAATGACATTATTGAAGATGAATCCTCCATGGATGATGATCAAGAAGAAATAACAACACAGCTAGATCTACCTTCATCAACAATGGACGACAATAACATCACAATGCAGGAGGAGATCATGCAAATTGGGAGGAGAAACAACAAGAGGTACATACCTCTTTTAGTGATCAATTATGTTTGCTTATTTACTGGTTCAGTCGCATCAAGCTTGCTTTCAAAATACTATTTCAACCACAAAGGTTCAAGCAGATGGGTCTCAACATGGGTACAATCTTCTGGGTTCCCACTTCTTTTGATCCCAATCACCCTCCCTTATTTTCTAAACCTCACAAAAAGAAAACCCTTTACCGATTTCACCACAAAGATGGTAGCTTTATCAATCTCAATAGGGTTCATGCTTGGAATCAACAACCTCCTATTCTCATGGGGTAACTCCTTCTTACCCGTTTCAACCTCTTCACTGTTGCTTTCTTCCCAACTTGTCTTCAATCTTGTACTCTCAATCATCATTGTGAAGCAGAAACTCACATTCTCCAACCTTAATTGTGTTGTGCTATTGACGTTGAGCTCTATCCTATTGGGCTTGGACTCTAGTCACGAGAAGAATGGAACAAAAATGGAAAGAGACAAGTACTTCATTGGATTCTTCTGCACAATCGGTGCAGGTTTGTTGTTTGCACTTTACCTGCCTGTAATGGAGCTTGTTTACAGAAGGGTCTATTGTTACCAGATGGTTATGGAGATGCAGCTCATCATGGAGCTTGCCGCCACTCTTCTTGCATCAATAGGAATGTCCATTGACGGTGGTTTCTCACACATGAAG GTGGAAAGCGAGAGGGTGTTTGAGAAAGGAGGAAGAATATACTGGGTGACGGTTACCGGGAACATGGTGACATGGCAAATGTGCTTCATGGGAACAGCGGGGATGATATACATGACGTCCTCGCTCACGGGAGGGATATGCACGACGGCGTTGGTGTCCATGAACGTTGTCGGTGGAGTGCTTGTCTTCAAAGATTCCTTTAATGCTGTCAAGGCTGTCTCCACTGCCATTTGCATCTGGGGCTTCTGCTCCTATCTTTACGGCCTCTATACCAACAACAGCCACCACCATCACcgctcatcttcttcttccatagACAAGGACAAAGAGAACGAGATGATTCCTATCGTCAACCCTTCTCTCGCTCATTGA